In Nomascus leucogenys isolate Asia chromosome 8, Asia_NLE_v1, whole genome shotgun sequence, a single genomic region encodes these proteins:
- the FAM217A gene encoding protein FAM217A translates to MGRRNENCGNSLRVSNISQENLSHWNLDSEVPVPENRNLPAGRDGAAGGKMNKNYLEIPVEQLMLEPNLLVNSQKSTQNSKQGIFKLWNCPLNEGSTIEKREFKTSSVETGFNVINNPIRVFTLNHPLTIASVDKQVDPYPGLPMPLGLCWPYADGDFFKNRNEIHISSCSTIENNNGETLRAPNWNLKHGNSSVEENLTDESDLSENEKANDTLLSHFKKVDLNLKPETIKNVEEPFTEEPNEVFPYPDFLPPPFSTLDLHSLALSKSDNWKATVEPAETSVEHLITRLLELERLQRMTIQKERPRLQTTFCTPAGTERPSSSKATPKVRQPKLCDSLSLQIPGVDKSQEKSKNNSGSCKLEQNALKRNWSNADKYKWNSRPPSLKSSSTTKQLIETYDKNPKSSILNPCQELSSKPSIGQTTHSLVKMVSTRCLPSRSPVPVSLILLSFPENQKEEIKAPKRNFGNKNKLYRQNIVLNRPFSIQRLNCLSPSLIAKCCSPIEQK, encoded by the exons ATGGGGAGAAGAAATGAGAACTGTGGTAACAGCCTACGTGTGTCAAACATCTCTCAGGAG AACTTATCTCACTGGAATTTGGATTCAGAAGTACCTGTTCCTGAAAATAGAAACCTCCCAGCTGGAAGGGATGGAGCAGCAGGTG GCAAAATGAACAAG AACTATTTGGAAATTCCAGTGGAGCAACTGATGCTAGAACCTAATTTGTTGGTGAATAGTCAAAAAAGTAC TCAGAATAGTAAACaagggatttttaaattatggaattGTCCTCTTAATGAAGGAAGTACCATAGAGAAGAG ggaattCAAAACATCTTCAGTGGAAACTGGCTTTAATGTAATCAATAATCCTATAAGGGTCTTCACTCTGAACCACCCATTAACAATTGCTTCAGTTGATAAGCAAGTTGATCCTTACCCTGGACTGCCAATGCCATTAGGTCTCTGCTGGCCCTATGCTGATGGAGACTTCTTTAAGAACAGAAATGAGATTCATATTAGTTCATGTTCAACTATAGAAAACAACAATGGTGAAACATTACGTGCTCCAAATTGGAATTTGAAACATGGAAACAGCAGTGTGGAAGAAAATTTAACAGATGAAAGTGATTTAtcagaaaatgagaaagcaaatgATACTTTACTCAGCCATTTTAAAAAGGTGGACCTGAACTTGAAgccagaaacaataaaaaatgttgaggAACCTTTCACCGAGGAGCCAAATGAAGTATTTCCATATCCtgattttctccctcctcctttcagTACTCTAGACTTGCACAGTTTAGCCCTCTCCAAATCTGACAATTGGAAAGCGACAGTGGAACCTGCAGAAACCTCTGTTGAACACTTGATAACTCGTTTACTGGAACTAGAACGATTACAACGCATGACTATTCAGAAAGAGAGGCCAAGACTACAAACGACTTTCTGTACTCCAGCAGGTACTGAACGACCCTCTTCCTCCAAAGCTACACCAAAAGTGAGACAGCCGAAACTTTGTGACTCTTTGAGTCTTCAGATACCTGGTGTAgataaaagtcaagaaaaaagtaaaaacaactcTGGTTCTTGTAAGCTTGAGCAAAATGCTTTAAAACGGAATTGGAGCAATGCTGacaaatataaatggaattctAGACCACCGTCTCTAAAAAGTTCTTCCACCACAAAACAATTGATTGAAACTTATGATAAGAATCCCAAAAGTTCTATTTTAAATCCATGCCAAGAACTCTCATCCAAGCCTAGTATTGGCCAAACAACTCACTCACTGGTTAAAATGGTCTCCACAAGATGTCTGCCATCGAGGTCTCCAGTGCCGGTTTCACTTATACTTCTGTCTTTTCCCgaaaatcagaaggaagaaatCAAGGCACCGAAGAGAAACTTTGGGAACAAAAACAAACTTTACCGACAAAATATAGTGTTGAATAGACCATTCTCTATTCAGAGGCTAAACTGTTTGTCGCCTTCCCTTATTGCTAAGTGCTGCTCACCCATTGAACAAAAATAA